CTTAGCGAAAACCTCCAGATCATTTCTTTCTCGATCTAGAGTAACTGAGATCACTGACATAGAACATATGGAATTTTTAAGGGATTCCGTAGTAGAATTGTGCTGTCTAGATGTGCAAAAATCATCTGTTAAAGCTGTTGCTTCTTTAAGTCAATGTGCAAAGATATTTAGCTTGGCCacacaaacaaagaaaaaggtttgttttttttaatttctctttttttaagCGCAAAATATCTGGAGGATACTAATTGGAATGAATTGCCCTTTTCTTCTGTGACAGGAAGctgttaaaaaaatttgcagTTGGGAATATGTTAACTGTGTTGATATGTGGGTTAGATTCATATCAGCAAATATACGCGACTTTGATCTTCAGTCCCTGTTCTTTATGACCGTAAAACTTATTAATGGTGTAGCTCACATGTTTCCCGGTCCAAGATATTTACCTCTGAGACTCAAGTCCATTGAGTGGCTGAATTGCCTCTCCAGTTCGAGTGGAACTTTTATACCAGTTGCTTCATTAGTACTGGATATTTTGGAATATAAGGTTGCCGGGGAGGGAAGAAAAGCTCAAATTGCATTCGATACTGCGTCGGTCTTGAAGGTGAGGATCATGTTTATTCTATCACATGCAGTAAATCTGTTGTCATTTTCTTCTCAATTTAATGCAATATTTGGATCTTGCTACCTTGTAATTGGGAACTGACATTTGCAGCTGCCCAAGCACTACCTAAAATCAAAAAGCTTTCAAGACGAATGCTTTCAGTCTGCTGTCAAACAGCTTGCCTTTCACTTTTCTCAGTGGAGCTTCCATATTTCCTTCCCTGACCTGGCTACTATTCCACTAATCCGCCTGAGAAGGATTCTTGATATCACAACTCTAGAAAGCTTGCGTCGCATTGTGAAGCGTATGATTGATCAGGTATTAGTATTGCTTGCTAGTTCTCGTTTTTATCTTGTTAGTTTCATCAGAATGTAAATGTTGTTAATGGAGCTATATCCACTAAATCTAAAGCAAGAATGATATTTCTGGCAGAAAGGCCATTGTGATTAGTTCTTACGTTTGCTACTGCAGGTGGAGCAGAATGTGGACTTTGTGCAGAAGAAAAGGGAAGATGCGCCTTTCTCCCCTCTTGATCATCAATCAGCAGATTCTTTTCTTCAGGTTTCTATCTCCGAATCCAATTTTTCATACTCTTACGTGTGTTGGgacataatttaataaagtatcATGGCTAAACATTAATGCAGCTTGAAAAGTCCAGTCTCAACTCTCCATTTACTCAATATTACAGAAGTGTACTGGACAAGGCTTGTGAAAGAAAGttgcataaatttgataagAAAAGGTACAGTTACTCAAACTCTAGCTGCCCTTATGATTTAACTATTATCAATGACATAAAGAGTCATCTTGTTGCAATACTTGGTGAATCATCATGTGTTTAgtaaagaagaaataaaggaaaagattGGGATCTTGTGTTTTTGTAAACCataaattgacattttcaatTATCTGAAAAGAGTGTTATTCTTGTTTGTTTTCTATTGAACGAGGACTATTTTTTGCAGTTTGCCAGAGCTGAAAACTTCAAAAAAGAATGCTGCAAAACCCAAAAGAAAACCAGTGGCTGCTAAAGATCACCCTGCTGAAAATGGAATGGTGAATAGTAAACGAAGGAGGAAGGGGAGCCCTTGAAGCTCAGTTATAAATTATGGCCCATCAAAGCTTGGTAATTCACCCAATTTTGGAATCAGAATACTAGATTCACATTCAATATagctttcttcttttctcattGTTGTATTCTATTCGCTGAGTTCAATGTATCTGGAGATCGtaactctttttttattatcaaaattgataGAGAGGAATTTGCTTAGCATCATCAATATTTTTCAGTGTTGAATACTCAGAAATTTGTACAACTCATTTGCTGAGAACATAATTTATCAATGAAATGAGATGTTATAGTTGATGGCTGATATGTTTTATGTGCTCAACCAAGCCTGATTCTGAAATATTGGTAAAAATATTGGCATCATGGTTCAATCAAAACCAGGCAATTTGCTTTACACTAGTAATTTGTTCAACTAACTGTTGTCTAATCTGATTAACCTCTCTAATAAATGAAACTAAACATGATGAACAGTATGCAAATGCAAGTGCTTTCAATGAAGGAATCATCTTCCCTCTATCCGATTGCAGCTTATCGACCCAATGACCATGGCGTTGGGGTCACTGTTTCCGCCACAACTAAGTACTCTGACCACCTCCCACAGCCCTGATGAGCCTCTGCTCGTGTCTCCAGCCACCTTCTTTTCGTGGCTTTGTGTTGGGATG
The genomic region above belongs to Salvia hispanica cultivar TCC Black 2014 chromosome 3, UniMelb_Shisp_WGS_1.0, whole genome shotgun sequence and contains:
- the LOC125213791 gene encoding nucleolar complex-associated protein 2 isoform X2, which gives rise to MGKLGKKARKFAKKHLQSVLKQRRKTKALFKRKAPKNGKNDSEEETVDDYAGTFNGRNSEPESTVITSLDAAFTENETDEIALASDSDGYLSEDPSCPYSVESETEKTLEDTIVTVYSAQNNKIHSDLAALKKKLDRLRKKDPGFNNFLESFKSSAETIQNDDSFSDEGDSSDHEEQGEDDLVKDKEKFLSNQVIVTWCRMVKEDNSQSAFVGLLNAYRTACHYGVESVGHKIDSSETFCNILIFTLSNADDVFRGMFQISSSNSKKETVEKLQKNSKIRASLIFFVAFPSLVQRLLKATVHLWATSGRVLSSASFLVIRDVAAMFGSDHFDTCLAKTSRSFLSRSRVTEITDIEHMEFLRDSVVELCCLDVQKSSVKAVASLSQCAKIFSLATQTKKKEAVKKICSWEYVNCVDMWVRFISANIRDFDLQSLFFMTVKLINGVAHMFPGPRYLPLRLKSIEWLNCLSSSSGTFIPVASLVLDILEYKVAGEGRKAQIAFDTASVLKLPKHYLKSKSFQDECFQSAVKQLAFHFSQWSFHISFPDLATIPLIRLRRILDITTLESLRRIVKRMIDQVEQNVDFVQKKREDAPFSPLDHQSADSFLQLEKSSLNSPFTQYYRSVLDKACERKLHKFDKKSLPELKTSKKNAAKPKRKPVAAKDHPAENGMVNSKRRRKGSP